A single Natrinema pellirubrum DSM 15624 DNA region contains:
- the lysS gene encoding lysine--tRNA ligase, translating into MSADGDADEETGDAAASDAISPYTLQSEEASETRHAFWADTVADRIEARDPDEPIVVKGGISPSGVPHLGNVNEIMRGYFVAEVLRDRGHEVRQVFTADDRDPLRGLPRTLCDLEGNLVDLGEVDAGALGRNLGAPYTDIPDPFGCCDSYGDHFATIIQDSADALDVPIELVSNTELYESGEFDAVTRFVLEHRERASEVLSKYQDKVDADGDYVPFNPICEECGKVTETVTSVELAGDEPTVDYRCTDMEAGDQTIDGCGHEGTATLREGKLPWRFEWPGQWQLLGVDFEPFGKDHAEGSWPSGQDVARNVLEIEPPVPMVYEWFTLDGEPFSSSAGNVILVSDVLELLEPEVLRYFFVKDPVKARDFSIEHLDQLVDEFDRLEAIYFGEIEADEDERAFAERVYPFIVEAPREERIRLPYTFAAVLGMFDDPDLREDVARKEGHIPDDAPEWAIEDALDRVEQARNWARRTGNEFDYELKRTAIPDHDFDAATEDALAELADFIEAGHEPDEIQGEIYETAKRHDVDVGDFFAAGYRLFFDEDQGPKLGPFLAKVDREFVVARLRRER; encoded by the coding sequence ATGAGTGCCGACGGCGACGCCGACGAGGAGACCGGCGACGCGGCGGCGTCGGACGCGATCAGTCCCTACACGCTCCAGAGTGAGGAGGCAAGCGAGACACGCCACGCGTTCTGGGCCGACACGGTCGCGGACCGCATCGAAGCGCGCGATCCCGACGAGCCGATCGTCGTCAAGGGCGGTATCTCGCCCTCGGGCGTTCCTCACCTGGGCAACGTCAACGAGATCATGCGGGGGTACTTCGTCGCCGAGGTGCTTCGGGACCGCGGCCACGAGGTCCGACAGGTCTTCACCGCCGACGACCGCGACCCGCTCCGGGGACTGCCCCGGACCCTCTGTGACCTCGAGGGGAACCTCGTCGATCTCGGCGAGGTCGACGCCGGCGCGCTCGGCCGGAACCTCGGCGCGCCCTACACCGATATCCCGGATCCGTTCGGCTGCTGTGACTCCTACGGCGACCACTTCGCGACGATCATCCAGGACAGCGCCGACGCACTCGACGTGCCGATCGAACTGGTTTCGAACACCGAGCTGTACGAGTCCGGCGAGTTCGATGCCGTGACCCGGTTCGTCCTCGAACACCGCGAGCGGGCGAGTGAGGTCCTCTCGAAGTACCAGGACAAAGTCGACGCAGACGGCGACTACGTCCCGTTTAACCCGATCTGCGAGGAGTGTGGGAAAGTCACCGAGACGGTGACGAGCGTCGAGCTGGCCGGTGACGAACCGACCGTCGACTACCGCTGTACCGACATGGAGGCCGGCGACCAGACGATCGACGGCTGCGGCCACGAGGGTACCGCCACGCTGCGGGAGGGGAAGCTCCCGTGGCGCTTCGAGTGGCCCGGCCAGTGGCAGCTGCTGGGCGTCGACTTCGAGCCCTTCGGAAAGGACCACGCCGAAGGCTCGTGGCCGAGTGGCCAAGACGTCGCCCGCAACGTCCTCGAGATCGAGCCCCCGGTGCCGATGGTCTACGAGTGGTTTACCCTCGACGGCGAGCCCTTCTCCTCCTCGGCCGGCAACGTCATTCTCGTCTCGGACGTCCTGGAACTGCTCGAGCCCGAAGTCCTGCGGTACTTCTTCGTGAAGGATCCCGTGAAGGCACGCGACTTCAGCATCGAACACCTCGACCAGCTGGTCGACGAGTTCGACCGGCTCGAGGCGATCTACTTCGGCGAGATCGAGGCCGACGAGGACGAGCGGGCATTCGCCGAGCGGGTCTACCCCTTCATTGTCGAAGCGCCCCGCGAGGAGCGAATCCGGCTGCCCTACACCTTCGCCGCGGTACTCGGGATGTTCGACGATCCCGACCTGCGCGAGGACGTCGCTCGCAAAGAAGGCCACATTCCCGACGATGCGCCCGAGTGGGCGATCGAGGACGCCCTGGATCGGGTCGAACAGGCCCGCAACTGGGCACGGCGTACCGGCAACGAGTTCGACTACGAACTCAAACGGACGGCGATCCCGGATCACGACTTCGACGCGGCGACCGAGGACGCGCTGGCGGAGTTGGCCGACTTCATCGAAGCGGGCCACGAGCCCGACGAGATCCAGGGCGAGATCTACGAGACCGCAAAGCGCCACGACGTCGATGTCGGCGACTTCTTCGCGGCGGGGTACCGGCTGTTCTTCGACGAGGACCAGGGGCCGAAACTCGGCCCGTTCCTCGCGAAGGTCGACCGGGAGTTCGTCGTCGCGCGGCTCCGGCGGGAACGCTAG